The Sesamum indicum cultivar Zhongzhi No. 13 linkage group LG6, S_indicum_v1.0, whole genome shotgun sequence genomic interval AATACGACTCAtcatgtttttattataatattaaataaaattataataatataattttttttaataataaaatattaaataactccATTTCTCAGAGTTGTCTGTACGTGATAGGTATGtgaatgagattttttttttttttttttgtttttttttttttttttttatgtattttaagtCTTTATTCTCTACGAATAGACAAAATTATCCCTgtctttattgtttttggttagttcgttttattttttatattttgttgaaaaaaaagtatgataaataactacaaaaataatatttataggtaaaaaaatattattgcgtcgaattaaattattatacatatcaaatttttaagattattcaatattatttataagtttttaaaatcaaaatacatgatttaatttctgaatattatagttaatttaaatttgtgttgGATATggtttgaaattatattatttatataaatcatagtaaataaattttaatttttagtataatatattcGCCTCGCTTGAGGTGGGTTTGGTATTGGTTATGGCGGGTTCGGGGTAGGTTCGAGTCCATTGGGTTGGGACCCAGCCGAATTCAGTGCGGGATACGAGTTTTTCGAACCTGACccgatttatattttatataatttttgttattcattattcatatgtatatgatgaataaaaagttattgtaCTATATCTAAATCCTTAAACAATTTTGCATATATCCaactttatataataaatacaaaaaataaaaaattagttgattgaattatttgtagatcgtaaaataatattacttaatgagaaaattaataatttaggtgaacatatattttgtcttttacaaTTCATTTTAACTACTATTATGTACCATGTGCaatgaacatttttttttggggggaggggggaattgcattttactctcctatattttaaaaataagcaaaaaactCTATGTGATTTCTAAAACCCTACGTGAAACCCACCCCTTCCTTTATAAACTAACGAAAGGTAGAGTGCACTTGCGGGTGGTGGGGGTTGGCTTGTTTTTTTTACAGGTTTGGGCCATTTTTTGctgttaatttataaaaatgccCCTTGTtatgtttaaaattacaataaccaAATGTACTTGCTTTAACCTTGTTTTTAATGTTCTTCTTTTGCATTTTCGTCctatctaaaatataaataaatttattcttaaatatatttatttaaattacaaaaaatgtaggtatttttttataaaattataatttaaaataaaaaattcaattaaaatcataatacaaaaaaaatactaagttcattttttaaaatttaaatatttatatcaatgtAAATACTAatgaacaataataataatacttttttaatttatttaaattaatacttaatttaaatatactttaataaattatttactataaataatatttacatttaaattacTATCATATGTATttacaatgaaaattttagtactttcttttattatttttaaatttcaaaaaatcaatttttttgttttatctaaataataattttaatttatattaaaaataaaaaataaaaaaagtaaaagaggCAACAACGACGATCACATGGGCGACCACCGCATCACTGTCGCCCTCAGGGATTGGGGTAGGCGGCAGTTGGAGGGGGTGAGGAGGGGGAGGGGAATAgggttaatttattattcttattttttgtaaataataatttagattttatattttataattataaatataatatacatcaaaattaattaatcttgaCCTTTAGTAATTTGACATCTAAAGGTTGAGATGGATCCTACGGctattatatgataaataaggATCCAATGgccatgaaaataaaaaataatatataatagattaAGGCATAACGGtcttttgacaaaaaaattaacactgtCAGTTTCAATAAGGGTGAATAGTAAGTGtgctatatttaaaaaaatggatggatttttttgcctattttcaaaatacaagaggatttttaacttaattttgaaaacacaGAGAGATAATATGCAATTTGGctcttttttttgggggggggggagggggagggattgtattatatttaattagtcacATTGTAATGAGTATCATTCAATTAGGCaatataatgtatttgttttattcatgaaaaataataaaattaataaaattacgtagtccaaacattaataatttataaaaaaattactgtaTAAATGAGTGCATTTTAAACAATTCATATTTTGCGaaccattataatttatgattatccTAAGGATCCCACCTTAATAACCACATTCTGTTGTTCCTGCTCGTTTGTTGAACTGTACTTGCTTAGAATACAACAGAGAGGATCAAGTCTATCCGAACCCCAGCTGGCTTTCAGGTTGGAGATAGTACTACACAAGTATATATTCATTTACCCGGAAGGGATCAAACATATCTCAATAAGTTGAGATGCATaggattattttgaatatctACAACGCAGAACCTGTTTTGATAGTCTTACAAGACATTTACTATACATTGAACGTCGTAATTAGATGGAAAatggtgaaaaaaaaatggaagaaaggTAGAGTGGTGTTAAAGTTATGGTGAGTTCTCACGCCAGGCCATAAATCAACAGACAGAGAGAAGCAAGGAATGTGCTCCCAAAGAAGTgttatttacattatatatatatgcatcacAATTACATTGTTTTAGCAATTAGAGTCGTCCTTCAGTTGGCTTGACAATCAGAATCCTTATCTTCAACTATGTTGAAGTACAATGAGGATGTTTTGCCGTCAAATTTGGACACCAGCTGGTGCACAGATAATCCGCAGTAACGCTTTCCAAGCCTTGCAATGcagatttcaattattttcttgaacatgCTGTCCCCTTGTATTAACGGTTGGTTCACAAACTCGTCCAAAGGCATCCACTGTGTGCGCATAAAGAGATACCGTAAAAAAGTTAGACAAATTCATCCAAACTGGTAAGTGTCCCTTGAATCTTTAGTCATACTTAAATGCAATTCAAATGTGATCACATAATCCTTTACTGGCGGTTTGTTAgtatctttcatattttttgcttGTGCTTAGTTTATTTTCAATCATAATCCACCTAAATACTCAAACGGGATTCACAAAATGTGTGGATATTTAGGTATAAAAGGGATTTCAGGCAATAGAAACTGGCTAACAGACCATTTTGTAGTTTGAGTATTTGATAATTGTTCATGAAGAAATTCTaaattgaaagtaaaataagtaaaagagAACTCTCATAAAGTCGTTATAAGCCTAAAACTGAAGATAGGGGCTTGATCTAATAAAAGGGCGATAACTACTCCCTCGTTACTCTTGATCCCACATGTGATCAACTATAATTGATTTCTCAATAAGTAGGCAAAAATGACTATGCACCTTTGCTGATGTCGTTTTGTCAGCACCTTTTCAGTAAACAATACAAATGACCTAACCCTCATGATCTGCTCCCTAAACAAGCAACTCCTAGTTTGTGAGATAAGTCTTAGAATCTTGAAAGCATTAAACTGTTATAAGCCCTGTTGACACACTCAGTTTTTGAGCAATTCAAGAACGCTTTTGATAATGTGAGGATAGAATTTCCATGGATTACTAGACCTCTATCAGCATTCCTCTAGTTTCAGTGGCATAGAACCCATTTCCATTTCACAAGCCAAATTGCAAAGTGACCCAGAAAATTTCATGTTGACAGTATTTGTCTTCTCCGTGTAAATGTTCATTCTTTTCAAGTTGCCACTCCAAGAAATTGGTAAGCAAGAAGGATTATCATCAACATTATCACCAAACGGCAATAATGGTAGACATggatatatattgtatatttataacaaatcaTGTTACCTTGGCCGCTTGAATTTCTAGATCATCAACCATGATTTCTGTCGACAAGGGCCTTAAGATGCAGACGAAAAACAGATCTGACTTCTCAAAAGAGACATTCTGGGCGTGCCTGTagtatatgttaattataaaaaccagGTTGAATATGCACAAACATTCAACACAAAAATCAGTTTGATCAATGAGTTGTAACcttaaaagcaaaacaaattaattttccatgAATTATATTCCAAACTAGCATGTTCAGAGATTGCATGTTCAAAGGCCATGAAATCACTGTAAGAATTGGAGATTGTAGTGTAATCCAATTTGTCATACTAGATGATCCAAAATTGAGGGTTCTGAAGAACTTTGTTTTTCCTAATTCTTCATGCTAATTTGATATGAAGCTAAATTTTCTTACACAAGTTTTTTCTGTTTCAACCAAGGAAACCCTTAAAGATATGTTTCTCTACAACCAATAGTTGTGGTGTAAGTAGTTTGCAACCATTTCTTTGTCAGAGATGAGAAGATTACAGGCTTATATTTATGGCAGTTAAAAGATGGAACTCTCTAAATACAAATATCGAATTCAAAAGTAAAGGGAAGATTTTCTTGTACCTGAAAGCTACTACTTCCACAAATTCAGTATCAAcctggaaaagaaaagaaatgttaTCCTAAAAGATCTGCAAGTGCGATGTAACAACACCAAGAGAAATTTGAAACTAGAATGCTCAAGCAGAAATTTCACTAAGCAAGTATCATACCCCTGTTTCCTCTTTTACTTCTCTTACAGCTCCTGTGTAGATTTCTTCTGACTGATCAGTAGAATAACATTGTATAAGGTATGGACATTAACAGACATCagcaaacatatatattcagAGGTGTTAAAACATACCTCATGAATGAAACCAGTTGGAATTTTCCAAAGACCAAATAGGCTGGGAGTACTATGTTTTTCTTGCACTACTAGGACCTGTATGGAGTAAATACATCAGAACTACAGAAAAGGTTTTTCTGGATTTTCAAAGCTGAATACTCATGGATATAGATTGGGTGGAGCCAAACAGCATG includes:
- the LOC105164361 gene encoding nudix hydrolase 8-like isoform X2: MELKLFGSKSLSSGSEMMLSSPFLNSRQIMKVIPHSCSCRGIVPRASYPSTSPTGTSAVSQQDRLDSNSYGINGTKAALRSSMCHWRIKGKKGVWLKLPLERSDLVPVAVQEGFQYHHAERSYVMMTYWIADGPCLLPSNASHHVGVGSFVINDKDEVLVVQEKHSTPSLFGLWKIPTGFIHESEEIYTGAVREVKEETGVDTEFVEVVAFRHAQNVSFEKSDLFFVCILRPLSTEIMVDDLEIQAAKWMPLDEFVNQPLIQGDSMFKKIIEICIARLGKRYCGLSVHQLVSKFDGKTSSLYFNIVEDKDSDCQAN